The proteins below come from a single Solidesulfovibrio sp. genomic window:
- a CDS encoding SDR family oxidoreductase, whose product MKIALVTGGSRGLGKSMCLHLARKGRDIVLTYREKKAEAMAVAADIETLGRKAVALPLDVSRSADFPAFAQALGQALRETFGREDFDFLVNNAGYGVHAAFEATTEDQFDRMVAVHCKAAFFLTQALLPMIRDGGRVVNVSSGLTRFSYPGYAAYAAAKGAMEVLTRYLAKELGPRRIAVNTLAPGAIATDFGGGQVRDNAEVNAFIAAQTALGRVGQPDDIGGALSLLLDDEAGWINGQRIEVSGGISL is encoded by the coding sequence ATGAAGATCGCGCTGGTCACCGGCGGCAGCCGGGGCCTCGGCAAGAGCATGTGCCTGCACCTGGCCCGCAAGGGCCGCGACATCGTCCTGACCTACCGGGAAAAAAAGGCCGAGGCCATGGCCGTTGCGGCCGACATCGAGACTCTGGGGCGCAAGGCCGTGGCCCTGCCCCTGGACGTGTCCCGAAGCGCCGATTTTCCCGCCTTCGCCCAGGCGCTCGGCCAGGCGCTTCGCGAAACCTTCGGCCGGGAGGACTTCGACTTCCTGGTCAACAACGCCGGCTACGGCGTCCACGCCGCCTTCGAGGCCACCACCGAGGACCAGTTCGACCGGATGGTGGCCGTCCACTGCAAGGCGGCCTTTTTCCTGACCCAGGCGCTGTTGCCCATGATCCGCGACGGCGGGCGCGTCGTGAACGTCTCCTCGGGGCTCACCCGCTTTTCGTATCCGGGCTACGCCGCCTACGCCGCGGCCAAGGGGGCGATGGAAGTGCTCACCCGCTACCTGGCCAAGGAGCTGGGACCCCGGCGCATCGCCGTCAACACGCTCGCCCCGGGAGCCATCGCCACGGATTTCGGCGGCGGGCAGGTGCGCGACAACGCCGAGGTCAATGCCTTCATCGCCGCCCAGACGGCCCTGGGCCGGGTGGGCCAGCCCGACGACATCGGCGGCGCCCTGTCCCTGCTCCTCGACGACGAGGCCGGCTGGATCAACGGCCAGCGCATCGAGGTTTCGGGCGGCATCAGCCTGTAG
- the rnhA gene encoding ribonuclease HI, with product MSEAAMAPLTIHTDGACLGNPGPGGYAAIWEDGDGRRELSGGRKRTTNNRMELLAVIVALEALAEARAVVVVTDSRYVHDAIEKRWLAGWQKRGWINAEKKPVKNQDLWHRLLPLLSRHTVKFQWVRGHTGHPDNERCDVLAKKAANSRDLPADEGYPG from the coding sequence ATGAGTGAGGCAGCAATGGCGCCGCTGACCATCCACACCGACGGGGCCTGTCTGGGCAACCCCGGCCCGGGCGGCTACGCGGCCATCTGGGAGGACGGGGACGGGCGCCGGGAGCTTTCCGGCGGCCGCAAGCGCACCACCAACAACCGCATGGAACTGCTGGCCGTCATCGTGGCCCTGGAGGCCCTGGCCGAGGCGCGCGCGGTGGTGGTGGTCACGGACTCGCGCTACGTCCACGACGCCATCGAGAAGCGCTGGCTGGCCGGCTGGCAAAAGCGCGGCTGGATCAACGCCGAGAAAAAGCCGGTGAAAAACCAGGACCTCTGGCACCGGCTCCTGCCGCTGCTTTCGCGCCACACGGTGAAGTTCCAGTGGGTGCGCGGCCACACCGGCCACCCCGACAACGAACGCTGCGACGTGCTGGCCAAAAAAGCGGCCAATTCCCGCGACCTGCCGGCCGACGAGGGCTACCCCGGCTAG
- a CDS encoding TPM domain-containing protein, which translates to MKRPFFAPQGRRPLERLARGALLLGIFTLVAVAFQKHFEAVIEKAQRSGTIADPGRVLAEADRAWVLEQARDLRDRHGLELRVVIGGPGPAPGAVGPKTAVFLADPACQASRVLLAPLAVAALPAGFPDDLGREHLDAACRQGRLREGILASLGLLTESLDQAAGRGKGATHE; encoded by the coding sequence ATGAAGCGGCCCTTTTTCGCGCCCCAGGGCCGTCGGCCCCTGGAGCGGCTGGCCCGGGGAGCGCTGCTGCTGGGCATCTTCACCCTGGTGGCGGTGGCTTTCCAGAAGCATTTCGAAGCGGTGATCGAAAAGGCCCAACGGTCGGGGACCATCGCCGACCCCGGCCGGGTCCTGGCCGAGGCCGACCGGGCCTGGGTGCTGGAACAGGCCCGGGACCTGCGGGATCGCCACGGCCTGGAACTGCGGGTCGTCATCGGCGGCCCGGGGCCGGCGCCCGGGGCGGTCGGGCCGAAAACGGCCGTTTTCCTCGCCGATCCGGCCTGCCAGGCCAGCCGCGTCCTTTTGGCCCCCCTGGCGGTGGCGGCGCTCCCGGCGGGATTTCCCGACGATCTGGGCCGGGAACACCTCGACGCGGCCTGCCGGCAAGGCCGGCTGCGCGAGGGTATCCTGGCTTCCCTTGGACTTTTGACCGAATCCCTGGACCAGGCGGCGGGCCGGGGAAAAGGAGCAACGCATGAGTGA
- a CDS encoding ABC transporter ATP-binding protein — protein MDAMVEAMVSLTDVHLTLQSQAGPVNILRGVDLAAAAGERLAIMGPSGAGKTTLLMLLAGLTQASSGTVRVAGHDLSALSEDALAAFRRENVGIVFQAFHLAPSMTALENAALALEFSGRRDAFARAEEALAAVGLTDRMGHYPAELSGGEQQRVALARAIAPSPRLLLADEPTGNLDGETGGRIMDLLFSLSAEATLVLVTHDPGLAGRCGRVVRVRDGKVEDGAAGG, from the coding sequence TGCGATGGTGGAAGCGATGGTTTCGTTGACGGACGTGCATTTGACGTTACAAAGCCAGGCCGGCCCGGTCAACATCCTGCGGGGGGTGGACCTCGCCGCCGCCGCCGGCGAGCGCCTGGCCATCATGGGGCCTTCCGGCGCGGGCAAGACCACGCTGTTGATGCTCCTGGCCGGGCTCACGCAGGCCAGCTCCGGCACGGTGCGGGTGGCCGGGCACGACCTGTCGGCCCTGTCCGAGGACGCCCTGGCCGCCTTTCGCCGGGAAAACGTGGGCATCGTCTTCCAGGCCTTCCATCTGGCCCCGTCCATGACGGCGCTGGAAAACGCGGCGCTCGCCCTGGAATTTTCCGGCCGGCGCGACGCCTTCGCCCGGGCCGAGGAGGCGCTGGCGGCCGTGGGGCTTACCGACCGGATGGGGCATTATCCGGCCGAGCTGTCCGGCGGCGAGCAGCAGCGCGTGGCGTTGGCCCGGGCCATCGCCCCGTCGCCGCGCCTTTTGTTGGCCGACGAGCCCACCGGCAACCTCGACGGCGAGACCGGCGGGCGGATCATGGATCTGCTTTTTTCGCTGTCCGCCGAGGCGACCCTGGTGCTCGTCACCCACGACCCGGGCCTGGCCGGGCGCTGCGGCCGGGTGGTGCGGGTGCGCGACGGCAAGGTCGAAGACGGCGCGGCGGGTGGATGA